TGCTAAAGATTTAGTTGATGCAGTTCAAAAACTGTTTGAAAAGCTTGGCATGACGAGGAACGATGACAAAAAGGAGATAGATTTTGCTTTCAGTGTCGAAGACAAAATAAGGGTCAGAGGCAATCTCTATCATGAGAGAAGGAATCCAGCCCTAGCACTCAGGTTGATCACGAGTAGGATCAGGACTTTCAGCGAGTTGGGATTACCTGAGATACTAAAAGAATTCGTACAGAAGGATTCTGGCTTGATCTTGGTTGCTGGTCCCACCGGAAGTGGTAAATCGACCACGTTGGCAGCCATGATAGATCACATCAACGAGAACTTTCCATACCACATAATCACGATCGAAGATCCCATCGAATACATTTTCACCAACAAAAAATCTGTTATCCATCAGAGGGAACTCGGTCAGGACACAAACAGTTTTTACGACGGATTGAAATATGCTTTGAGACAAGATCCAGACGTCATACTCGTTGGTGAAATGAGGGACCTTGAGACTATGGCACTGGCACTCACGGCGGCCGAGACGGGACATTTAGTTTTGAGCACTATACACACCAACAGTGCGGCGAGTGCTCCTGAGAGAGTTATAGACGTTTTTCCAGCACACCAGCAGAAACAAATAGCACTTCAACTTGCCAATACACTCGTTGCTGTGATATACCAGCGTTTGTTGAAAAAATCTTCAGGAAAAGGTGTCGTACCGATTTTAGAGATTCTCGTCGGAACAACGGCTGTAAAGAATCTCATACGGGAGAACAAACTTCACCAGATCGAATCGATCATGCAAGCGAGTGCAAAACAGGGTATGATACTCTTCGATGACGCGCTTTTGAAGGCCTATTTCGCTGGACTGATAGACAAATCGCAAATTTACGAGTACTGTCGTAACCCTGACGATGTGAGGAGAAAGATAGGATGAAAGAACTCGTTCGATCCCTCGTGGAAAAAGCAAAAGATAGATTGCAAAAATTACAACACAAACTCGCTGAGCCAAGCATAGATGTTGAAGAGATGAAAAAACTCTCTATAGAATATTCTAAGCTCGAGGAAATAGTACAACTCTATGAAGAGTTAGAAGAAATCGAAAAAGAAATCGAATTCTGGCAAGAGATAATGCTCGAAGATAGCTCTGCAGAGAGAGAACTCATCAGGGTGAAACATGAGCACGAGCAGAAATTATCCCAGTTGATCTCTTTGCTTCTTCCAAGTAAAGACTACGATAGCATCATTATGGAGATAAGAGCTGGCACAGGAGGAGAAGAAGCCGCATTGTTCGCTGCAGATTTGTACAGGATGTACGCACGGTATGCTGAACGAAAGGGTTGGGAGGTAGAACTTGCGGACTTCCATGACACGGGTTTGGGAGGTTTCAAAGAAGTAGTTTTGTTCATACGCGGAAAGTCTGTCTACAAGCAATTGAAGTGGGAAAGTGGTGTACACAGAGTACAGAGAATCCCAGTGACAGAATCTTCTGGAAGGATACACACGTCCACCGCTACGGTGGCGATTCTCCCAGAAGTGACATCGATCGATGTACAGATCGATCCAAAAGACTTGGAGATAGACACCTTCAAAGCTTCTGGGCACGGTGGTCAGTACGTGAACAAGACAGAATCTGCCGTGAGAGTTGTGCACATTCCTACAGGTATAACGGTGAGTTGCCAAAGTGAAAGATCTCAACATCAAAACAGAGAAAAAGCCCTCGCTATACTCAGAGCCAAACTCTTCCAGCTGAAACAGGAACAAATTCTAGAAGAGTTGTCCCAGCAGAGAAGGAGTCAGATAAAAACTGGAGAGAGAAGTGAAAAAATCAGGACTTACAACTTTCCACAGAACCGTGTTACTGACCACAGGATCGATTACACTAGCTACAGGTTGAAAGAAATACTCAACGGTGATTTGGACGAGATAATCTCAAAACTGCTGGAGTTCGAACTCATTGAGAACGCAAAGAGAATACTAAGTTGACGCCTTACGACCCTCACCGTAAACTTTCTTTGCCAGCGTCCTGTAGATCATGTCGGTGAGAGAGGCTAGTTCATTCCTCGTAGCTTGCCTTGAATATTCGAATAGGACCATGTTCGTAAACCATTGTTCACCCAAGGTCCTTTTGAAAAGATTCGACTTCGGTATCGATTCGTACATTTTTCTGAAAACATCGTAGAATATCGTGGCAGTAAAATCCGCACACGCGTTCCACAGTTTGTCGGAATTTCTGTTGATGGAAGAAGTTGAAATGAGAGAAGTATTCTGAACCAATCACATCACCACCAAATCAGCTAGTAGAACACCAGCTTTATGCATTGACTGCAGTATCGCTATGATATCTTGCGGTGTGGCCCCAAGGCTCTTCAGTGCTGAGACTAACGCTCCAATCGTAGCCTCCGTTCCTTGTTCGGATAGTTTTCCGTTCCTTATTGTCACATTGAAAACCCCATAAGAGAGTGTGAAATCTAGGATTTTAACGTTGCCGCCAAAGACAACCGTACCTGTTTTCTCATTCACTACAACCCTCGCAGGTTGATCCACTGAAACTTCTATTTCCTCGACGAGGGCTAAAAAGGATATCACATCGTCTTCGAAGGCAGAAGGAATATCTATCTTCACTGTGGAAGCATCTATAGCCTTGGCCAATTTTCTATCGAAGGTGGTATTTATGGCTTGTGCGACTCTTGCGGCTGTGGTGAAGTCAGGACGTTTGAGCAGGAGTGTGACTGCCTTAGATTGAGTGAATTCGAAGGGTATTTCCTTTTCTACTATCGCTCCAGAAGGGATAAAACCAACTACCTTGTATTTGGATTGTAGATTCGCTGAGACTTTTACATCCACCCCGCCGGTACTCACGCTACCCTGTGCAACTGCATAGACATTTCCATCCGCACCGAAGAGAGGCGTTTGTACTAAGATACCTCCCTCTAAAGATTTTGCATCCGCTATTGAAGCGACGACAACATCTAGTCTCATACCTTCTTTAAAAAATGGAGGGATATCTGCGATCACCATCACCATAGCACTGTTTCTTGTTCTGAGGTCATCAACGTTCATCGTTATACCGAGCGTTTTAGCTATGTTGCTGAGCAAGTTGGAGTTTATCTTACCGGAATCCCCTGTACCGTTGAGACCCACAACTATGCCCAAGCCGAACAGTTGATTGTCCCTCGCTCCTCTGAAAGTGGCGATATCTTTGATTCTGGTTGAACCAAAAACCAAGCTTGTCAAAGTCAGCAAAAAGATGAACACTTTTCTCACTCACACCACCTCACAGCAGGAACCTTGCGATGGCCGACAGAAAGACATCTAGCCAAGATTGTTCGTTGGGTTTCTGCCTGAAGACCAATTGCCCGTTCACCCATATCTGACAGTTGGCTATCTTTGATGAATCGACCGTATTGTTCGAGGCTATATCATCTGGTCTCACCGTTCCCCTGATGATCACTTCATTGAGCTGGTTACCCACCTTGAGCTGACGACTCCCTTCGATGACTAAATTTCCATTCTCGATGGCAACCACAACAGCAGACATAGTCATGACGACATTCGTGCTCGCTTTGGCGCTCCTATCAGTTGCCGTGTTGTTGTTTATGGGTATGAATTTGGACAGATCGAAATTAGTGATGTTCTTAACACTTCCCATGAACAGGTTCATCAAGGCTTTCTCTAAAGATTCATAACTGCTAGAAGTACTGAATTGGGGATTTTCTCGAACCACAATGGTGACTATATCGCCCACCCTGCTCGCCTTCCTATCTGAAATGATGTACTTGAACTGGTTGTTGTTGGAGTTGTTCCACAGCGATGTACCAAGGCAAATTGTGGTGAGTAGGATCATCAAAAATGATATCTTTGATATCTTTCTCATACTTTCAACCTCCAACGACGACCGTTAAATCTTCCTGAAGCAAACCGTTTATCATCACACCGCTCGAAACATTTCTGACAGAAATCTTTTCACCAATGTAAGCATCGTGCATAGCCCGCACCTGAGTCGTTACAAACACTGATCCAATTTGTACCTTCGCTGTGAGTAGTTGACCAGCTCTAACATCGGGAGGTTTCACTAGATATCTCGCATCTATGGGTTCACCCTGTCTGAACATCTTTCGAGCGATTTTTCCGATCACCTCTTCCTGTTTTGTGCAATACTCGACCTTCAAACTTAAAAGATTGACCTTTCCCAACGTCACATCCTTCTCACTGAACGTTTCTCCGGATCTTATGGTTCTGCTAGCGAGCAAGACATTTGAAAAGATGGCTAGTTCACATTGAGCGCGCAGATAACCACAGAAAGTTCTCTCACGAAAGGTTTTGAAGAGGAAACTGAACATGCTACCAAAACGCGCGTGGGAGATCAACTGGACTTCATCGAATGAACTTGGGGTGCTCCTGATTTCGAAAGAGACAATCGTCACATTTGGTCCAAAATTTTCTCTAGCGAACTTTTCTATCGCTTCAAAAACGACTTCATTCGCAAACAAAAAGAATGAAAAGCTGAATAGAATCAACACCACAAGGTTCTTCATGGGCTTCACCGATTTATTATTTCTATGTCAGCGTATGGCAATCCTTGAATACTTTTGAAGCATTCAAGTGGTTATAGAGAAGCAGCTCAGATTGAATCGATAGGTTCACATTTTTGAGGAGATCAAATGAGCTTTATTGGCAGTGATTTGGAACAAAGCGTAAAATTGAATCGCAACACTTATGATGGTAAAAAAGTTTAATTTGATGGTTTGAAAGCTATCGCAAAACTTGGGTTATTCTTTGATGATCGTTCCACAAAGAGTGGTTTTTTGTTACAAACATAACTCAAACTTGACTTCAAGGTTCCTCAGCTTGATTCCCTCACGATCAGTTCGACATCCAGCACGAGATGTTTGGTCTTTTTTCTTCTATTTCTCATCTTCTCAAGCAACATCTTGAAACCATTGAAACCCAAGCCAAACCTATCAATTCTAACAGTTGTGAGTGCCGGACAGTAGTAAGAAGCAAACGTCACATCATCGTATCCAACAACTGATACATCTT
This region of Pseudothermotoga sp. genomic DNA includes:
- a CDS encoding type IV pilus twitching motility protein PilT; the protein is MIDIYSLISEAFSKGASDVHLSVGVPPIYRIDGLLEVQKHHGVVSAKDLVDAVQKLFEKLGMTRNDDKKEIDFAFSVEDKIRVRGNLYHERRNPALALRLITSRIRTFSELGLPEILKEFVQKDSGLILVAGPTGSGKSTTLAAMIDHINENFPYHIITIEDPIEYIFTNKKSVIHQRELGQDTNSFYDGLKYALRQDPDVILVGEMRDLETMALALTAAETGHLVLSTIHTNSAASAPERVIDVFPAHQQKQIALQLANTLVAVIYQRLLKKSSGKGVVPILEILVGTTAVKNLIRENKLHQIESIMQASAKQGMILFDDALLKAYFAGLIDKSQIYEYCRNPDDVRRKIG
- the prfA gene encoding peptide chain release factor 1, coding for MKELVRSLVEKAKDRLQKLQHKLAEPSIDVEEMKKLSIEYSKLEEIVQLYEELEEIEKEIEFWQEIMLEDSSAERELIRVKHEHEQKLSQLISLLLPSKDYDSIIMEIRAGTGGEEAALFAADLYRMYARYAERKGWEVELADFHDTGLGGFKEVVLFIRGKSVYKQLKWESGVHRVQRIPVTESSGRIHTSTATVAILPEVTSIDVQIDPKDLEIDTFKASGHGGQYVNKTESAVRVVHIPTGITVSCQSERSQHQNREKALAILRAKLFQLKQEQILEELSQQRRSQIKTGERSEKIRTYNFPQNRVTDHRIDYTSYRLKEILNGDLDEIISKLLEFELIENAKRILS
- a CDS encoding flagellar basal body P-ring protein FlgI encodes the protein MRKVFIFLLTLTSLVFGSTRIKDIATFRGARDNQLFGLGIVVGLNGTGDSGKINSNLLSNIAKTLGITMNVDDLRTRNSAMVMVIADIPPFFKEGMRLDVVVASIADAKSLEGGILVQTPLFGADGNVYAVAQGSVSTGGVDVKVSANLQSKYKVVGFIPSGAIVEKEIPFEFTQSKAVTLLLKRPDFTTAARVAQAINTTFDRKLAKAIDASTVKIDIPSAFEDDVISFLALVEEIEVSVDQPARVVVNEKTGTVVFGGNVKILDFTLSYGVFNVTIRNGKLSEQGTEATIGALVSALKSLGATPQDIIAILQSMHKAGVLLADLVVM
- a CDS encoding flagellar basal body L-ring protein FlgH translates to MRKISKISFLMILLTTICLGTSLWNNSNNNQFKYIISDRKASRVGDIVTIVVRENPQFSTSSSYESLEKALMNLFMGSVKNITNFDLSKFIPINNNTATDRSAKASTNVVMTMSAVVVAIENGNLVIEGSRQLKVGNQLNEVIIRGTVRPDDIASNNTVDSSKIANCQIWVNGQLVFRQKPNEQSWLDVFLSAIARFLL
- the flgA gene encoding flagellar basal body P-ring formation chaperone FlgA, which translates into the protein MKNLVVLILFSFSFFLFANEVVFEAIEKFARENFGPNVTIVSFEIRSTPSSFDEVQLISHARFGSMFSFLFKTFRERTFCGYLRAQCELAIFSNVLLASRTIRSGETFSEKDVTLGKVNLLSLKVEYCTKQEEVIGKIARKMFRQGEPIDARYLVKPPDVRAGQLLTAKVQIGSVFVTTQVRAMHDAYIGEKISVRNVSSGVMINGLLQEDLTVVVGG